The Alkalinema sp. FACHB-956 sequence ATCGTAAGACCTTGGATTTTCGGGCCGTGATGGCGCAGATTAAGGCTGTGCTGCCGGGATTGAATCTCGATGGGGAGAAAGATGCCACTGCAATTTTGGATGAGATTGTGGAGCGGAGTGGCCTGCTGTTGCGGATTGATGGGGGAGCACGCTATCAGTTTAGCCATTTGACGTTGCAGGAGTATTTTGCGGCAGCGGAACTGGTGGATAAGCCCCAGGAGCTAGTGCGGCGGTTTGAGGCGGATATGGTGGCTTGGCGAGAGGTGGTGAAGCTGTGGTGTGGGCTGGCCAATGAAAGTACGGAGGTGATTCGGCGGGTTTATGCTTTGCAACCCGTGATGGCCTTGGAGTGTTTGGCAGATGCCCAAAATGTGGAAGCAATGTTGGCAGATGAGATCATCACTAACTTGAAGGGAGCTTTAGGACAAGGGGATGCGGAGATCGAACGAGCTTTTGGAGCTGTAGCAGCAGATACACGACCTCGTGGCTTGGCAGTATTTGAGTTTTTTCAGCAACAACTTGCCAATACTCCTGCCCAAGGGACTCAGTGGCAGGCGACTGCGAATGCATTATCGTTTACCAATTTGCCCAAAGCAACCCGTGTTTTACTAGACCAAGTGGAGAGAACCGATAGCATTTGGGTTCCTTTGGTGCGGATGGGCGATGTTGCAGTACCCGAAATTGTCAAATTTGCGGCAGCGGCTACGGGAAGGGATGCCATTTCAGCAGTACATTGTTTAATCCTGATCAATACAACGGATGCGATCAAGGTGTTAGTCCCGTTGCTTTGGCATGAAGACGAAGCAATCCTAGGACTGGTCACTTGGTATTTGGCTGAGGTTATGGTTTTACCATCGGTGCAGGAAACCTTGCGAAACTATGGGCAGAATGAAATATTGAGCACACCTGTGCTAGCACGAATGAAGTTGATTTTTTTTGAGCATCCGGCGGCAGAGTTGGGGCGGTTGGATTGGGTGTGGGCACCGTTTTTGGAGCCGAAACATTCGCAGTTGCCTGCTATTGCTGGACGGGTGGCCTATCTGATGACGCAGTTGCCCATACCGCAGACGTTATCCAAACTTGACCCGCGCTTGGTCATTCCAGTTTGTACCATTGCACTCGCAGATCAGATTCAGAAACCCATTACGTTAACGCCCCGCTCCCAGTCTGGCTGGTACACCTTGCTGCACAGCCTGGAACCGGAAATCCAAAAACAGTTGGTAGAGCGCCTCAACCAAGAACGTCGGCCCACAACTCAGGATTGGCGAGATACGTTCAAGAAGCTGACCTATCGCTTCCAAACCAGTTGGCATTATCGAGTCGTATTAGCCATTGCATTTTCAGCATCTTTGGGAGCCATGACTGAAAGTGTTTATCTACCCTTTCAAAATAAAGAAGCTTGGACAAGCTGGTTACTTGGTTTACCAATCATTGTGATTGTGGATACGTGGGTTTTCCTGTGGCAAGGCATCGCAAAAACTCCTGATGAACAACAAAGATTAGACAACGATCTTCTACTGCAATTCGGTATATTTGGCTGGCTGACATTTTGGCAAAAGCTTCGGCAATTGATTAAAGATCGATCTGTTTGGGAGGGGATAGAACCTCTTTGCCAAGTTTTAATGAGTGAGCAAGCTTTCGCTTTCGCTTTCGCTGTCGCTTTCGCTGGCGCTTTCGCTGTCGCTTTCGCTGGCGCTTTCGCTGTCGCTGTCGCTGGCGCTGTCGCTGGCGCTTTCGCTTTCGCTTTCGCTGGCGCTGTCGCTGTCGCTGTCGCTGTCGCTGGCGCTGGCGCTGTCGCTGTCGCTGTCGCTGTCGCTTTTGCTTTTGCTTTCGCTTTTGCTGGCGCAGTCGCTTT is a genomic window containing:
- a CDS encoding NACHT domain-containing protein, translated to MKQEQGVMGRGAKQSLRNPWTLQRWQRVMVQWVLSGLLVVLVAGPIVAQSPAPQSREALIQRIQDQAKRDLEVGRTQRPEDVRKLFAEEAKQAGLPTNEIDKTYDEAYAKAKDEKETDPNEVTKVLKDWRGWLAVVVLSAVFASFKDTVTETIKKISTAINTWIYQRFSGTRLFWNVALEKYRKALLVKHRELKIPFRPNRPLQLGEIYVPLKVAGDRSNEKVEALQAVREHRRLMVKGAPGSGKTMLLKYLALSYAEGRLRLSGNPIVILLELYRLNSGAEMLPLLLEALKRDDFPNGEKFLQQALEKGNVLLLLDGLDEVNSSNRVSVVQRIRDFLDQHEQCGVVITCRTQIYQNEFDPVVNRTLEVVEFTDAQIQQFLRPWRSEMPPEKSVEQLLQALTDRPRIKELARNPLLLTMIAYLYCDTPFVLPHSRSEFYRESTRWLLELWDGSRQTPNHYKGFTKGLVLQHLALFAQDQTGTQGDRKTLDFRAVMAQIKAVLPGLNLDGEKDATAILDEIVERSGLLLRIDGGARYQFSHLTLQEYFAAAELVDKPQELVRRFEADMVAWREVVKLWCGLANESTEVIRRVYALQPVMALECLADAQNVEAMLADEIITNLKGALGQGDAEIERAFGAVAADTRPRGLAVFEFFQQQLANTPAQGTQWQATANALSFTNLPKATRVLLDQVERTDSIWVPLVRMGDVAVPEIVKFAAAATGRDAISAVHCLILINTTDAIKVLVPLLWHEDEAILGLVTWYLAEVMVLPSVQETLRNYGQNEILSTPVLARMKLIFFEHPAAELGRLDWVWAPFLEPKHSQLPAIAGRVAYLMTQLPIPQTLSKLDPRLVIPVCTIALADQIQKPITLTPRSQSGWYTLLHSLEPEIQKQLVERLNQERRPTTQDWRDTFKKLTYRFQTSWHYRVVLAIAFSASLGAMTESVYLPFQNKEAWTSWLLGLPIIVIVDTWVFLWQGIAKTPDEQQRLDNDLLLQFGIFGWLTFWQKLRQLIKDRSVWEGIEPLCQVLMSEQAFAFAFAVAFAGAFAVAFAGAFAVAVAGAVAGAFAFAFAGAVAVAVAVAGAGAVAVAVAVAFAFAFAFAGAVAFAGAVAGAFAVAGAVAGAVAVAIAIAGAGIGFWFRAKEKPDSRRYWAILAYPFFCAGPLVLLYGSLGLHNWFPWPTIALIWGTVFAVCTVLWQWGKWQERKARNPLQGILPEHYRPQ